A genomic stretch from Arachis stenosperma cultivar V10309 chromosome 3, arast.V10309.gnm1.PFL2, whole genome shotgun sequence includes:
- the LOC130966166 gene encoding uncharacterized protein LOC130966166: MPSYIKYIKDLLTRKSSLKGGQTIVMDKEYNALIQTEPPTKRKDPRSFHIPCAIGETMIDKGLCDLGASINLMPLSLMKKLQINKLTPTDVIIKLADKTQKQAIGVVENVLVNVGNYFLPTDFVILEMKENHTHPIILGRPFLATARALIDVERGELILRIHDEQLTFNVFKPSQEADQETKESREEHNKALMEETSTEAQIIHLKIPPVDKQCGQKEQQPSVTQ; encoded by the coding sequence ATGCCCTCATACATCAAGTACATAAAGGATCTGCTGACCAGAAAGAGTTCACTGAAGGGTGGGCAAACAATAGTGATGGATAAGGAGTACAATGCTCTTATTCAAACAGAGCCACCTACAAAAAGGAAGGACCCAAGGAGTTTTCACATCCCCTGTGCTATAGGAGAAACAATGATTGATAAGGGACtctgtgacctgggagcaagcatcaacttaatgcctctaTCCCTGATGAAAAAACTTCAAATCAATAAGCTAACACCCACGGACGTAATCATCaaattggctgacaaaactcaaaaacaggcaataggagtggttgaaAATGTGTTAGTGAATGTTGGGAACTACTTCCTTCCCACAGACTTTGTTATCTTGGAGATGAAAGAGAATCACACCCATCCCATCATCCTGGGGAGaccattcttagccacagccAGGGCGCTTATAGATGTGGAGCGAGGAGAGCTAATATTGAGGATACATGATGAACAACTCACCTTCAATGTCTTCAAACCCTCACAAGAAGCAGATCAAGAAACCAAAGAATCAAGGGAAGAGCACAATAAGGCACTGATGGAAGAAACAAGCACGGAAGCACAAATAATACACCTGAAAATCCCTCCAGTTGACAAGCAATGTGGTCAGAAGGAACAACAGCCAAGTGTAACCCAATAG